A single window of Triplophysa rosa linkage group LG2, Trosa_1v2, whole genome shotgun sequence DNA harbors:
- the lg2h11orf54 gene encoding ester hydrolase C11orf54 homolog codes for MAYASKTEKFQLHVPNLQELCQVLESGLNKNFADVKVSVTDCPDLTQDPFRFPVKGLCGKPRITDVGGVPYLIPLVQLDKLYNMNAVSKELELPGAFMLGAGAVSAKTAGINGELMPLVLTEAEGRPFVNGSYYSTINPVDGKCLQEKYSDRFHDCDFGLLANLYACEGKPGTVIEVRACRRTGELSLVSCMRKTMEEHYKEKSVALGGTFIIQKGKAKIHIMPREFSSCPLNTDEDVENWLRHFEVSAPFICQTVMVSKDPGLDLRVEHTHGFSHHGEGGHYYIDTTPNTVEYVGYFLPAEFIYRIDRPTETHNVGRD; via the exons ATGGCATACGCCAGCAAGACCGAAAAATTCCAACTTCATGTACCAAATCTCCAAGAACTGTGTCAGG TGCTGGAATCGGGACTGAATAAGAATTTTGCTGATGTCAAAGTATCTGTCACCGACTGCCCGGATCTCACACAAGATCCTTTCAGGTTTCCTGTCAAAG GTCTGTGCGGCAAACCTCGCATCACTGATGTGGGAGGTGTTCCCTATTTGATTCCGCTGGTCCAACTGGACAAG TTGTACAACATGAATGCCGTGTCTAAGGAGTTAGAGCTGCCTGGAGCGTTTATGCTTGGTGCTGGTGCTGTCTCCGCCAAAACAGCCGGGATAAATGGAGAG TTAATGCCTCTGGTGTTGACTGAAGCTGAGGGGAGACCTTTTGTTAATGGCAGTTATTACTCCACCATCAACCCAGTGGATGGAAAATGTCTGCAGGAGAAATACAGCGACAGGTTCCATGACTGTGACTTTGGCCTTCTTGCAAACCTCTATGCGTGTGAGGGTAAACCTGGAACG GTCATTGAGGTGAGAGCCTGCAGGAGAACCGGAGAGCTCAGCCTTGTGAGCTGCATGAGAAAGACCATGGAAGAGCATTATAAAGAGAAAAGTGTCGCCCTGGGGGGAACTTTCATCATACAGAAGGGAAAGGCAAAGATCCACATCATg CCACGTGAATTTTCTTCCTGTCCACTGAACACAGATGAAGATGTTGAGAACTGGCTCAGACATTTTGAAGTCAGTGCACCGTTTATCTGTCAAACTGTCATGGTGTCCAAAGACCCG GGTCTTGACCTGAGGGTGGAGCATACTCATGGTTTTAGTCATCATGGTGAGGGTGGGCATTACTACATAGACACCACCCCGAACACTGTGGAGTATGTGGGATATTTCCTCCCTGCCGAGTTCATCTACCGCATCGACCGACCGACAGAGACGCACAATGTTGGAAGAGATTAA